Proteins encoded together in one Musa acuminata AAA Group cultivar baxijiao chromosome BXJ3-6, Cavendish_Baxijiao_AAA, whole genome shotgun sequence window:
- the LOC135640609 gene encoding transcription factor NIGT1-like, which translates to MVDLSGRGQRCHDCISALEEERRKIEAFQRELPLCLQLVTRAIECVREQMGDDESVNDAPVLEEFIPLKPSLASTSSEGSSEAKKAAMVGRLETKPDWLRSVQLWDQQPDTVLKVEPPKKPMAVSLKKTGGAFQPFEREKHATTPPAATAAASNFTTSRGGGDSSRGGEMEKKEEQSPLHRKARRCWSPELHRLFLHALERLGGSHVATPKQIREMMEVDGLTNDEVKSHLQKYRLHTRRPNPADQSSSSRPQFVLVGGLVVPPASPPGGNGACAPPNEIYAPVASRPSGLRSQQRLRSGIRPSHSGGRCSEAANSMADDDSASPTTSASSQTTTASPPF; encoded by the exons ATGGTGGATCTCTCGGGGCGAGGGCAGCGATGTCACGACTGCATCAGTGCGCTGGAGGAGGAGCGCAGGAAGATCGAGGCCTTTCAGAGGGAGCTGCCTCTTTGTCTTCAGCTCGTCACCCGAG CGATCGAGTGCGTGAGGGAGCAGATGGGCGATGACGAGAGTGTGAACGATGCGCCTGTCTTGGAAGAGTTTATCCCTCTGAAGCCCAGCTTGGCTTCGACATCGTCGGAAGGTAGCAGCGAGGCTAAGAAGGCTGCGATGGTGGGGAGGTTGGAGACGAAGCCGGATTGGCTTAGATCCGTCCAGCTCTGGGATCAGCAGCCGGACACTGTTCTTAAAGTG GAACCGCCGAAGAAGCCGATGGCCGTGAGTTTGAAGAAGACTGGCGGCGCATTCCAGCCTTTCGAGAGAGAGAAACACGCCACGACACCACCAGCTGCAACAGCGGCAGCTTCGAACTTCACCACGAGCCGTGGTGGTGGTGATAGCAGCAGAGGAGGTGAGATGGAGAAGAAGGAGGAGCAGTCGCCGCTTCATCGGAAGGCGAGGCGTTGCTGGTCGCCGGAGCTCCACCGCCTCTTCCTGCATGCCCTCGAGCGGCTCGGTGGATCCCATG TGGCGACGCCGAAGCAGATCAGGGAGATGATGGAGGTGGACGGCCTCACCAACGACGAGGTGAAGAGCCATTTGCAG AAATATCGGCTGCACACAAGGCGACCGAACCCCGCAGaccagagcagcagcagcaggcctCAGTTTGTGTTGGTGGGTGGACTTGTGGTTCCGCCTGCATCACCACCCGGCGGAAATGGTGCTTGTGCTCCTCCTAACGAGATCTACGCCCCTGTGGCATCTCGGCCATCGGGCTTGAGATCTCAACAGCGGCTGAGATCCGGCATAAGGCCATCACACTCGGGAGGAAGATGCAGTGAAGCTGCGAACAGCATGGCGGATGACGACTCTGCGTCCCCTACCACCTCTGCGTCTTCCCAAACCACCACTGCTTCGCCTCCCTTCTGA
- the LOC135639824 gene encoding AP2/ERF and B3 domain-containing transcription repressor RAV2-like: protein MEGGCVEEVSSDSEKRLQVAPQHFVTEVLQRMGSGVSVVLDPTPEGGIKAESRKLPSSRYKGVVPQLNGRWGAQIYERTRRVWLGTFGDEAEAARAYDVAAQRFRGQDATTNFHPLSETHDDEAAELTFLLAHSKAEIVDMLRKHTYGEELEQSKRDARDGRGAIAGKRRTPNDLRSVRDLLFEKVVTPSDVGKLNRLVIPKHHAEKHFPSKSSSSMACKGVLFNYEDAGGKVWRFRYSYWKSSQSYVLTKGWSRFVKEKNLKAGDVVSFWRSTGPEKRMYIDRRTGGAVCDRRAPPAIGQLPVVKLFGVDISESPASGGDAKRGREMELFPPSQFFERQFIEAL, encoded by the coding sequence ATGGAAGGTGGTTGTGTCGAAGAGGTATCGAGCGACTCGGAGAAGCGGCTGCAGGTGGCGCCGCAGCATTTTGTGACCGAGGTCCTACAGCGCATGGGCAGCGGCGTCAGCGTGGTGCTCGACCCCACTCCGGAGGGCGGGATCAAGGCTGAGTCCAGGAAGCTGCCATCGTCTCGGTACAAGGGCGTCGTCCCCCAGCTGAATGGCCGGTGGGGCGCCCAGATCTACGAGAGGACCCGGCGGGTGTGGCTCGGCACCTTCGGCGACGAGGCGGAGGCTGCAAGGGCCTACGACGTCGCCGCGCAGCGGTTCCGCGGCCAGGACGCGACCACCAACTTCCATCCCCTGTCGGAGACCCACGACGACGAGGCGGCCGAGCTTACCTTCCTCTTGGCGCACTCCAAGGCGGAGATCGTGGACATGCTGCGCAAGCATACGTACGGCGAAGAACTGGAGCAGAGCAAGCGAGACGCACGGGATGGCCGGGGCGCCATTGCAGGCAAGAGGAGGACGCCGAACGACCTGCGATCGGTTCGCGACCTTCTGTTCGAAAAGGTGGTGACGCCGAGCGACGTCGGGAAGCTGAACAGGCTCGTGATACCGAAGCATCACGCCGAGAAGCACTTCCCATcgaagagcagcagcagcatggCGTGCAAGGGCGTGCTGTTCAACTACGAGGACGCCGGTGGCAAGGTTTGGAGGTTTCGGTACTCGTACTGGAAGAGCAGCCAGAGTTACGTGCTAACGAAAGGGTGGAGCCGGTTTGTGAAGGAGAAGAACCTAAAGGCCGGGGATGTGGTTAGCTTCTGGCGATCCACCGGGCCGGAGAAGCGTATGTACATCGACCGGAGGACCGGGGGAGCCGTGTGCGATCGCCGCGCGCCACCCGCCATCGGGCAGCTTCCCGTGGTCAAGCTGTTCGGTGTGGACATATCAGAATCGCCAGCGAGCGGCGGCGATGCcaaaagaggaagagagatgGAATTGTTTCCACCATCACAGTTCTTCGAGAGGCAATTCATAGAAGCTTTGTAA
- the LOC135640976 gene encoding large ribosomal subunit protein uL24y-like, with protein sequence MKYNPRVSSSRRKCRKAHFTAPSSVRRVLMSAPLSADLRNKYNVRSVPVRKDDEVQVVRGTYKGREGKVVQVYRRKWVIHVERITREKVNGSTVNVGVNPSKVVITKLKLDKDRKALLDRKARGRAADKAKGKFSADEVAAAAAGAPSLQEID encoded by the coding sequence ATGAAGTACAACCCGCGCGTGTCGAGCTCCCGGAGGAAGTGCCGGAAGGCGCACTTCACAGCGCCGTCGAGCGTTAGGCGGGTGCTGATGAGCGCGCCGCTTTCGGCTGACCTCCGGAACAAGTACAACGTGCGGTCGGTGCCGGTGCGCAAAGACGATGAGGTGCAGGTGGTGCGCGGAACCTACAAGGGCCGCGAGGGCAAGGTTGTACAGGTCTACCGCCGGAAGTGGGTCATCCACGTCGAGCGTATCACCCGCGAGAAGGTGAATGGCTCCACCGTCAACGTTGGCGTCAACCCCTCCAAGGTCGTCATCACAAAGCTTAAGCTCGACAAGGACCGCAAGGCCCTCCTCGATCGCAAGGCCCGTGGACGCGCCGCGGACAAGGCCAAGGGCAAGTTCTCTGCGGACGaggtcgccgccgccgctgccggtgCGCCCTCTCTCCAAGAAATCGACTGA